In Selenomonas dianae, a genomic segment contains:
- the hemC gene encoding hydroxymethylbilane synthase, translating into MNSDTITIGTRASKLALWQAEYVAAQMEKQYPAVCVELRKMTTKGDRILDAPLAKIGGKGLFTKELEQAMLAGEIDLAVHSLKDMPTEVPAGLVIGAITERLDAGDAFVSVRYRAMEELPQGARVGTSSLRRRAQLLAVRPDLEILDLRGNVNTRLAKLDAGEFDAIVLAAAGLKRLGLGQRICSILPRTMILPAVGQGALAIECRADDARICSLIDFLRDPHMTAAARAERAFLRRVEGGCQIPVGVYAEVGEGNILHVEAMIASVDGMRVCRSRSMGAVDAAEKIGVALAEELLDAGGRDILKEIGITV; encoded by the coding sequence GTGAACAGCGACACAATCACTATCGGTACGCGGGCAAGTAAACTGGCTTTGTGGCAGGCGGAATACGTCGCGGCGCAGATGGAAAAGCAGTATCCTGCCGTGTGTGTGGAGCTCAGGAAAATGACGACGAAGGGCGACCGCATTCTCGATGCGCCGCTCGCAAAGATCGGGGGCAAGGGGCTCTTTACCAAGGAACTCGAACAGGCGATGCTCGCAGGAGAGATTGATCTTGCCGTGCACAGCCTGAAGGATATGCCGACGGAAGTCCCTGCGGGGCTTGTCATCGGGGCGATCACGGAGCGGTTGGATGCGGGGGATGCCTTTGTCAGCGTTCGTTATCGGGCGATGGAGGAGCTTCCGCAGGGGGCACGGGTCGGCACATCCAGCCTTCGAAGGCGCGCGCAGCTGCTTGCTGTGCGTCCCGATCTTGAGATCCTTGATCTGCGTGGGAATGTCAATACACGTCTTGCGAAGCTCGATGCGGGAGAATTCGACGCAATCGTGCTCGCTGCGGCGGGGCTGAAACGTCTCGGACTGGGGCAGCGAATTTGTTCGATTCTTCCGCGCACGATGATTCTTCCTGCGGTCGGGCAGGGGGCGCTTGCGATTGAATGCCGTGCGGATGATGCACGGATTTGTTCGCTGATCGACTTTCTGCGCGATCCTCATATGACGGCGGCAGCGAGGGCGGAGCGTGCATTTCTGCGGCGCGTCGAGGGGGGCTGTCAGATCCCCGTCGGGGTTTATGCCGAGGTTGGCGAGGGCAATATACTCCATGTCGAGGCGATGATTGCCTCCGTCGACGGGATGCGCGTCTGTCGGTCGCGCTCCATGGGGGCTGTGGATGCGGCGGAGAAGATCGGCGTTGCTCTGGCAGAGGAGCTGCTTGATGCAGGCGGTCGAGATATTTTGAAAGAGATAGGAATTACGGTATGA
- a CDS encoding peptidylprolyl isomerase translates to MGKKFYLLTVGVLVAVAAVLFAAHSGSAGMSFNMLLDQDKGENKAVSKNRIAEFTTNKGTFEVELFEDKAPITTKNFIDLSEKGFYDGLIFHRVIDGFMIQGGDPNGNGTGGPGYTIPDEFDPALKHDDEGILSMANAGPNTGGSQFFITLAATPWLDNHHAVFGKVIEGMDVVRDIGHTQTGYGDRPVHDVVIEKITIKDAAE, encoded by the coding sequence ATGGGGAAGAAATTTTATCTTTTGACAGTCGGCGTTCTCGTCGCTGTTGCTGCGGTACTGTTTGCGGCACACAGCGGGAGTGCGGGGATGTCGTTCAATATGCTGTTGGATCAGGACAAAGGAGAGAACAAAGCTGTGTCAAAAAACCGCATTGCAGAGTTTACAACAAACAAGGGCACGTTCGAGGTGGAACTTTTCGAGGACAAAGCCCCCATCACCACGAAGAATTTTATCGACCTTTCGGAAAAGGGCTTCTATGACGGGCTGATCTTCCATCGCGTGATCGACGGTTTCATGATTCAGGGGGGGGATCCGAACGGCAACGGAACGGGGGGACCGGGCTACACGATTCCCGATGAGTTTGATCCCGCTCTGAAGCATGACGACGAGGGCATCCTCTCGATGGCGAACGCAGGTCCGAATACAGGCGGCAGTCAGTTCTTTATCACGCTCGCTGCGACCCCGTGGCTCGACAATCATCATGCAGTCTTTGGCAAGGTGATCGAGGGCATGGATGTGGTGCGCGACATCGGCCACACGCAGACAGGGTACGGCGATCGTCCTGTGCATGATGTCGTGATCGAGAAAATCACGATCAAAGACGCTGCGGAATGA
- the greA gene encoding transcription elongation factor GreA: MTEKKVMLTEDGYNKLVEKLNYLKSVRRIEVAERLKAAIALGDLSENSEYDDAKNEQAFLEGEIQELETKIRNSDIIQAGDGKTVTMGSRVTVKDLEFDEEETFLIVGSTEADPDEGKISNESPLGMALLGQMIDQTVNVSAPAGIIQYKIMDIKK, from the coding sequence ATGACAGAAAAGAAGGTCATGCTGACCGAGGACGGCTACAACAAGCTCGTCGAAAAGTTAAACTACCTCAAAAGTGTACGCCGCATCGAAGTTGCCGAACGGCTCAAGGCCGCCATTGCGCTTGGCGATCTTTCCGAGAACTCCGAATACGATGATGCCAAGAACGAGCAGGCATTTCTTGAGGGCGAGATCCAGGAACTTGAGACGAAGATCCGCAACTCCGACATCATCCAGGCGGGCGACGGCAAGACCGTCACCATGGGCAGCCGTGTGACGGTAAAGGATCTGGAATTCGACGAGGAGGAAACCTTTCTCATTGTCGGATCAACCGAGGCAGACCCGGACGAGGGGAAAATCTCAAACGAGTCTCCACTCGGCATGGCACTGCTCGGTCAGATGATCGATCAGACGGTCAATGTCAGTGCACCGGCTGGGATCATTCAGTACAAAATCATGGATATTAAGAAGTAA
- a CDS encoding GIY-YIG nuclease family protein — MNYAYLLLCADGSLYAGWTNDLRRRLRAHNEGNGAKYTRARRPVRLVYAEEYATKQEAQKRECQFKKMNRKERLLLIHTGRENTVPTAFMDEVNTSE; from the coding sequence ATGAACTACGCCTATCTTTTGTTGTGTGCGGACGGAAGCCTCTATGCAGGATGGACGAACGATCTCCGGCGGCGGCTGCGCGCACACAATGAAGGAAACGGGGCGAAGTACACACGCGCCCGCCGGCCGGTTCGTCTTGTCTATGCCGAGGAATATGCAACGAAGCAAGAAGCACAGAAGCGTGAATGCCAGTTCAAGAAAATGAATCGAAAGGAACGTCTTTTACTGATTCACACGGGACGGGAGAACACTGTGCCGACTGCTTTTATGGATGAAGTCAATACATCAGAATGA
- a CDS encoding malate dehydrogenase yields the protein MKVTVVGAGNVGATVANVVALKKFAQEVVLIDIKEGVSEGKAMDMMQCAHALNFDTTVKGVTNDYAATADSDVVVVTSGLPRKPGMTREELVGVNAKIVKSVVEQALKYSPNAIFIIISNPMDAMTYLALKSTGLPRNRIIGMGGMLDSSRFRYYLSEALNAAGHPATPSDVDGMVIGGHNDKTMVPLVSIATLRGIPVTQLLSKEVLADVVQKTKVGGATLTGLLGTSAWYAPGASAATLVEAIALDSKKIIPCCVYLEGEYGEKELCVGVPIVLGKGGFEKVVDVVLEGEEKAKFEESVEAARAVNAQLGDALK from the coding sequence ATGAAGGTAACTGTTGTTGGTGCAGGTAACGTCGGCGCAACCGTGGCGAATGTCGTCGCACTCAAGAAGTTCGCGCAGGAAGTTGTCCTCATTGACATTAAAGAGGGTGTCTCCGAGGGCAAGGCGATGGACATGATGCAGTGTGCTCATGCGCTGAACTTTGATACGACGGTCAAGGGGGTTACGAACGACTATGCTGCTACGGCAGACTCCGACGTTGTCGTTGTTACCTCCGGTCTGCCGCGCAAGCCTGGCATGACGCGCGAGGAGCTCGTCGGTGTCAACGCCAAGATCGTCAAGAGCGTGGTGGAGCAGGCACTCAAGTACTCTCCGAATGCCATCTTCATCATCATCTCCAATCCGATGGATGCAATGACCTACCTCGCGCTGAAGTCCACGGGGCTGCCGCGCAACCGTATCATCGGCATGGGCGGTATGCTCGACAGCAGCCGTTTCCGCTACTATCTCTCCGAGGCACTCAATGCGGCAGGACATCCCGCAACGCCGAGCGATGTGGACGGTATGGTCATCGGCGGGCATAACGACAAGACGATGGTTCCTCTTGTCAGCATTGCAACGCTGCGCGGCATTCCTGTCACCCAGCTCCTCTCGAAGGAAGTTCTTGCCGATGTCGTCCAGAAGACGAAGGTCGGCGGTGCGACACTGACGGGGCTTCTCGGCACGTCTGCATGGTACGCACCGGGCGCATCTGCAGCAACGCTGGTCGAGGCAATCGCACTGGACTCCAAGAAGATCATTCCGTGCTGCGTCTATCTTGAGGGCGAGTATGGCGAAAAGGAACTCTGTGTCGGTGTTCCCATCGTGCTCGGCAAGGGCGGCTTCGAGAAGGTCGTCGATGTGGTGCTTGAGGGCGAGGAAAAGGCGAAGTTCGAGGAGAGCGTTGAGGCAGCGCGTGCGGTCAACGCACAGCTCGGCGATGCGCTGAAGTAA
- a CDS encoding MBL fold metallo-hydrolase codes for MEASYLLNSGFLVRVEGVLLVFDAFDDPAGVLDRELSKDDFTRLYFFASHAHFDHFNPMIARFSAKVQRYILSEDIRQNPGSMCIPAEQVSWIGVYDTWRDDCIAVTSFSSTDEGTSFLVEVNGKRIFHAGDFNWWDWTGDTAENRKLAENAFRKQMKRLAGQSFDLAFFPVDGRLGPSMERGAKVFCAETNPKALVSMHSVGYPAWQPSDDFFETGGEIPIWSPTKAGQRHHF; via the coding sequence ATGGAAGCATCCTATTTGCTGAACAGCGGATTCCTCGTTCGCGTGGAGGGGGTTCTGCTTGTTTTTGATGCGTTTGACGATCCTGCCGGCGTGCTCGATCGGGAGCTTAGCAAGGACGACTTCACGCGGCTGTACTTCTTTGCCTCCCATGCGCATTTTGACCACTTCAATCCGATGATTGCGCGTTTTTCTGCCAAAGTGCAGCGTTACATCCTAAGTGAGGATATACGACAGAATCCGGGGAGTATGTGTATTCCGGCGGAGCAGGTCAGCTGGATCGGTGTCTATGATACTTGGCGGGATGACTGCATCGCAGTGACCAGTTTTTCCTCCACGGACGAGGGGACATCCTTTCTTGTGGAGGTGAATGGAAAACGCATCTTTCACGCCGGAGATTTCAACTGGTGGGACTGGACGGGCGATACCGCCGAAAACCGTAAACTTGCCGAGAATGCCTTTCGCAAGCAGATGAAACGCCTCGCGGGGCAATCCTTTGACCTTGCATTTTTCCCTGTGGATGGACGGCTCGGTCCGTCGATGGAGCGCGGTGCAAAGGTATTCTGTGCCGAGACGAACCCCAAGGCACTCGTTTCCATGCACTCCGTCGGCTATCCCGCATGGCAGCCGTCCGATGATTTTTTCGAGACAGGGGGTGAAATTCCGATCTGGTCGCCGACGAAAGCGGGGCAGCGGCATCATTTTTGA
- a CDS encoding precorrin-2 dehydrogenase/sirohydrochlorin ferrochelatase family protein, translating to MLYPLNVDLTGRLVIVVGGGRVAERKVNGIFAADADVSVRVIAPELTELLWELADSGRIEWRRDHYARTMLEGAFLVYAATNSPTVNAAVAAEAKERDILVNVIDDPAASSFQIPSSVRRDAVLLTVSTGGGSPALSRAIRMELEQLYPPSFGIWLERVAHLRSEMRARLPDSEERTAFWRMALYPHILNMVRDGELEKAEVELRNAALDIGAKSSNRSG from the coding sequence GTGCTGTATCCGCTCAATGTTGATCTGACCGGACGGCTTGTCATTGTTGTCGGCGGCGGTCGTGTGGCAGAGCGCAAGGTAAACGGCATTTTCGCGGCAGATGCGGATGTGTCTGTGCGCGTGATTGCGCCGGAGCTTACGGAGCTACTGTGGGAACTTGCTGACAGCGGGCGGATCGAATGGCGCAGAGACCACTATGCGCGGACGATGCTCGAAGGGGCGTTTCTCGTCTATGCAGCGACAAATTCGCCTACGGTCAACGCGGCTGTTGCGGCAGAGGCAAAGGAACGTGACATTCTCGTCAATGTCATTGATGATCCGGCGGCATCTTCGTTTCAGATTCCTTCGTCGGTACGGCGTGATGCCGTCCTGCTGACCGTTTCGACGGGCGGAGGGAGTCCCGCGCTGTCACGGGCGATTCGTATGGAGCTTGAGCAGCTCTATCCGCCTTCCTTCGGGATCTGGTTGGAGCGCGTGGCGCATCTGCGCAGCGAAATGCGGGCGCGGCTCCCGGACAGTGAGGAGCGCACGGCGTTCTGGCGCATGGCGCTGTACCCCCACATTTTGAACATGGTTCGCGATGGAGAGTTAGAGAAAGCAGAGGTTGAGTTACGCAATGCAGCTCTTGACATTGGGGCTAAATCATCGAACCGCTCCGGTTGA
- the surE gene encoding 5'/3'-nucleotidase SurE — protein MNILILNDDGIAAEGIRTLARHLAQHHAVTVAAPMHQQSGTSHALTIGRAIEVRADENFDADYDIRAWAIDGTPTDCGKLYLDAIAEELPDVVLSGINHGSNLGTDVIYSGTVGAAFEGFFHGIPSFALSRIEGSCISYAEVAAYFEPFMGHVLTAMEQPFLLNINFPKELAGGRPQFVFARQGGRDYINAFERIEENGCVRYRVAGEVSDTDKGAGTDIYAVEHGLISVTPVGVDMTDYPLLEECGRCIQ, from the coding sequence GTGAATATCCTGATATTGAATGACGACGGCATTGCGGCAGAGGGCATCCGAACACTCGCGCGACATCTCGCACAGCATCATGCGGTGACTGTTGCAGCTCCCATGCACCAGCAGAGCGGCACGTCCCATGCGCTGACGATCGGGCGTGCGATTGAGGTGCGTGCCGATGAGAATTTTGATGCGGACTATGATATTCGGGCATGGGCAATCGACGGTACGCCGACGGACTGCGGCAAACTCTACCTCGACGCGATTGCGGAGGAATTGCCGGATGTTGTGCTCTCGGGGATCAATCACGGTTCGAATCTCGGGACGGACGTGATCTACTCGGGAACGGTCGGTGCGGCATTTGAGGGATTCTTTCACGGGATTCCGTCATTTGCGCTCTCGCGAATCGAGGGGAGCTGTATCAGCTATGCGGAGGTCGCGGCATATTTTGAGCCGTTTATGGGCCATGTATTGACAGCGATGGAGCAGCCGTTCCTGCTCAACATCAATTTTCCGAAGGAACTCGCAGGAGGCAGACCGCAGTTCGTCTTTGCCCGTCAGGGCGGGCGCGACTACATCAACGCCTTTGAACGCATCGAGGAAAACGGCTGTGTTCGCTACAGGGTGGCGGGCGAGGTGTCAGATACGGATAAGGGGGCGGGGACAGATATTTACGCGGTGGAGCATGGGCTGATCTCCGTTACACCGGTCGGTGTGGATATGACGGATTATCCGCTGCTTGAGGAATGTGGCAGATGCATCCAATGA
- a CDS encoding YitT family protein has translation MTHELHMRALGHRAIRYAGITLGCLIASCSINLFLIPAHLLTGGATGIAMIVYYLFGLPIGLQTFLYNIPLLFMAWKLMGRAYTIDIIIGTAIFSFFLDLTRPLNAYAPVNDMMLTTVYGGVFAGLGYGLVFRMNGSTGGFDILAAIVRKYYDLHMGGVLFSMNCLIMLIAAFLFGMAPAMFTLIYMFINATVVDKIVAGFNHRKAVLIISDKHREIAENIIDEMHRGVTFLHGQGAYTRRERNVVFVAVGTTQVGKLKFIVHNVDPRAFVIIMSANEVMGRGFGRINQNDASASDDAYDDEKERR, from the coding sequence ATGACACACGAGCTGCATATGCGCGCACTCGGACATCGCGCCATACGCTATGCCGGAATCACCCTCGGCTGTCTGATCGCGAGTTGTTCGATCAACCTGTTTCTAATCCCTGCGCACCTTCTGACAGGGGGGGCGACGGGCATTGCGATGATCGTCTATTATCTCTTTGGGCTGCCCATCGGCCTCCAGACCTTTCTCTATAATATACCGCTCCTCTTTATGGCGTGGAAGCTGATGGGCAGAGCCTATACGATCGACATTATCATCGGTACGGCGATTTTCTCGTTCTTTCTCGATCTGACGCGGCCGCTCAATGCCTATGCTCCGGTGAATGATATGATGCTGACCACCGTGTACGGCGGTGTGTTTGCGGGGCTTGGCTATGGTCTGGTCTTTCGCATGAATGGCAGCACAGGCGGTTTTGATATTCTGGCGGCTATCGTTCGTAAATACTATGACCTGCATATGGGTGGCGTTCTCTTTTCAATGAACTGCCTTATCATGCTTATTGCGGCGTTCCTCTTCGGCATGGCACCCGCGATGTTCACGCTCATCTATATGTTCATCAATGCGACGGTGGTGGATAAAATTGTTGCAGGGTTTAACCACCGCAAGGCTGTTCTGATCATCTCCGATAAACACAGGGAGATTGCAGAGAACATTATCGACGAGATGCACCGTGGTGTCACGTTTTTGCATGGACAGGGTGCATACACGAGGCGGGAACGCAATGTTGTATTCGTCGCCGTCGGGACAACACAGGTCGGAAAACTGAAATTCATTGTACACAATGTTGATCCCCGTGCCTTTGTCATCATTATGTCTGCGAACGAGGTCATGGGACGGGGATTTGGACGGATCAATCAGAACGATGCCTCGGCATCAGACGATGCCTATGACGACGAAAAGGAAAGAAGATGA
- the cobA gene encoding uroporphyrinogen-III C-methyltransferase — protein sequence MSGKVFLVGAGPGDPRLLTVGAMNCLRTADVVVYDHLADEGILSYVPAEAERIYVGKQSCKHTMRQEDINVLLADKADEGKTVVRLKGGDPFVFGRGGEEALVLLARGIPFEVLPGVTSAISVPAYAGIPVTHRGVAVSFAVITGHEDPTKAESRIRWKHLATGVDTLVFLMGVANLPVITKKLIEHGRPADTPAAIIRWGTRADQETYVTTVGEAAEMVQRDGIRPPAIFIVGEVVKLREQLRWFDRADIRPLHGKRILVTRARAQASALTEQLTALGASCIETPVIRIAPPADGYAALDAAIADVQSYHWIIFTSVNGVEHFFARLHRAEKDTRALGYAKVAAIGSATAKALHSFGIHADIVPKEFRAEALVEELAPILPPRARILLARAQEARDVLPASLRAHGAMVDVVPAYETVPERAGGEELAERLMRGEIDVVTFTSSSTVKNLVQQLGNITPLQQTKIACIGPVTADTARSFAIEPDIVAEQYTIDGLVNAIKEQVQ from the coding sequence ATGAGCGGAAAAGTATTTCTTGTCGGCGCGGGTCCCGGGGATCCGCGCCTTTTGACGGTTGGCGCGATGAATTGTCTTCGGACGGCGGATGTTGTCGTCTATGACCATCTCGCAGATGAGGGCATTCTCTCCTATGTACCCGCTGAGGCGGAGCGCATCTATGTTGGAAAGCAGTCCTGCAAGCATACGATGCGGCAGGAGGACATCAATGTCCTGCTCGCGGACAAGGCGGACGAGGGGAAGACGGTTGTCCGTCTCAAGGGCGGCGACCCCTTCGTCTTTGGGCGCGGAGGGGAGGAAGCACTTGTCCTTCTTGCACGCGGAATTCCATTTGAGGTACTGCCGGGTGTGACCTCGGCGATCAGCGTTCCCGCCTATGCGGGCATTCCCGTGACGCATCGCGGTGTTGCGGTTTCCTTTGCCGTCATTACGGGACACGAAGATCCGACAAAAGCGGAATCTCGTATACGATGGAAGCATCTCGCGACGGGGGTCGATACCCTTGTTTTCCTGATGGGCGTTGCAAATCTTCCCGTCATCACGAAGAAGCTGATCGAGCACGGACGTCCCGCCGATACCCCTGCGGCAATCATTCGTTGGGGGACGCGTGCCGACCAGGAGACCTACGTCACGACCGTGGGCGAGGCGGCAGAGATGGTACAGCGCGACGGCATCCGCCCCCCCGCGATCTTCATCGTCGGTGAGGTGGTAAAGCTGCGGGAGCAGCTGCGCTGGTTCGACCGTGCGGATATTCGACCACTGCATGGAAAGCGTATTCTTGTCACACGTGCGCGTGCGCAGGCGTCGGCTTTGACGGAACAGCTGACGGCACTGGGCGCATCCTGCATTGAGACGCCCGTGATTCGAATTGCGCCGCCCGCAGATGGCTACGCGGCACTGGATGCGGCAATCGCAGATGTGCAGTCCTACCATTGGATTATTTTCACGAGTGTCAATGGGGTGGAGCATTTCTTTGCACGGCTTCATCGTGCAGAAAAGGATACGCGTGCACTCGGTTATGCGAAGGTTGCCGCGATTGGTTCGGCGACGGCAAAGGCACTGCACTCATTCGGCATTCACGCCGATATTGTTCCGAAGGAGTTCCGTGCCGAAGCGTTGGTTGAGGAACTCGCCCCCATTCTTCCGCCGCGTGCGCGTATCCTGCTGGCACGCGCACAGGAGGCACGTGATGTCCTGCCCGCGTCGCTGCGCGCACATGGGGCGATGGTCGATGTTGTTCCTGCATACGAAACAGTGCCGGAGCGTGCAGGCGGGGAGGAGCTTGCCGAGCGCCTGATGCGTGGTGAGATTGACGTTGTTACCTTTACAAGTTCCTCTACGGTCAAGAATCTTGTACAGCAGCTGGGCAATATCACACCGCTCCAACAGACGAAAATCGCTTGTATCGGACCTGTTACGGCAGATACGGCACGAAGTTTTGCCATCGAGCCGGATATTGTGGCAGAACAATATACGATTGATGGATTGGTGAACGCAATAAAGGAGCAAGTGCAATGA
- the hemA gene encoding glutamyl-tRNA reductase, with product MQLLTLGLNHRTAPVDVRERVSFSREELRLGLLSLGEYDGLSGLVVLSTCNRTELYASVDDHTCGAQALRQFLNDLAQGGDDLDEYLYTYVDDEAIRHLFRVASSLDSLVLGEGQILSQVKEAYAIAREAGATSTVLNLLFHRAIATGKRVRTETRIAYRSVSVSYAAVELAAASLGGLGGRSGLIFGAGKMAELTAEHLRAHGIEKILVANRHMERAERLAERIGGEAIPFDRALDYMTDVDVVVTSTGAPHYVIKAWEARRVMARRQGRKLFLIDIAVPRDVDPDVAAIKGIELYNIDALEAVVDEHLSERQAEAVKAEQIVSEEVASLLERFKYLSFQPLMALLSGRCERIREREIKRMGAKLPDLSEEERRQVEHMSRMIVRKILRTPMMKIRSSAGTKDEAFYIEAMRALFKLDAIGETGTSEQRHNHYRYAGK from the coding sequence ATGCAGCTCTTGACATTGGGGCTAAATCATCGAACCGCTCCGGTTGATGTGCGTGAGCGTGTTTCATTTTCCCGTGAGGAACTGCGTTTGGGACTTTTAAGTCTGGGCGAGTATGACGGTCTGAGCGGTCTTGTGGTTCTTTCCACCTGCAACCGTACGGAACTCTATGCTTCGGTGGACGATCATACCTGTGGTGCGCAGGCACTGCGGCAGTTTTTGAACGATCTGGCGCAGGGCGGGGATGATCTTGACGAATATCTTTATACCTATGTCGATGATGAGGCGATTCGTCACCTCTTTCGCGTTGCCTCCAGTCTTGATTCACTGGTACTTGGCGAGGGACAGATTCTCTCGCAGGTGAAGGAAGCCTATGCGATTGCACGTGAGGCAGGAGCGACGAGCACGGTGCTCAATCTGCTCTTTCACCGTGCCATCGCAACGGGCAAGCGTGTACGGACGGAAACACGCATTGCGTACCGCTCGGTATCCGTGAGTTATGCAGCGGTGGAACTTGCCGCAGCATCCCTCGGCGGACTTGGCGGACGCAGCGGTCTGATCTTTGGCGCGGGCAAGATGGCGGAGCTGACGGCGGAACATTTACGGGCGCACGGGATCGAGAAGATTCTTGTCGCCAATCGCCATATGGAGCGTGCGGAGCGCCTTGCCGAACGCATTGGCGGGGAGGCGATTCCATTTGACCGCGCACTGGACTATATGACCGATGTCGATGTGGTCGTCACCTCGACGGGTGCGCCGCACTATGTCATCAAGGCGTGGGAGGCACGCCGCGTGATGGCGCGGCGGCAGGGGCGGAAGCTCTTTCTCATTGATATTGCCGTTCCACGCGATGTCGATCCCGATGTCGCGGCCATCAAGGGGATTGAGCTCTATAATATTGATGCCCTTGAGGCTGTGGTGGACGAACATCTCAGCGAGCGTCAGGCGGAGGCGGTCAAGGCGGAGCAGATCGTGAGTGAGGAGGTCGCATCCCTTCTCGAACGGTTCAAATATCTGTCCTTTCAGCCGCTCATGGCACTTCTCTCGGGACGCTGCGAACGCATACGCGAACGTGAGATCAAACGCATGGGGGCGAAACTTCCGGATCTTTCGGAAGAAGAACGTCGTCAGGTGGAGCATATGAGCCGCATGATTGTGCGGAAGATCCTGCGCACCCCCATGATGAAGATCCGCTCCTCGGCAGGAACGAAGGACGAGGCGTTTTACATTGAGGCGATGCGCGCCCTATTTAAATTGGATGCGATAGGAGAGACGGGGACAAGTGAACAGCGACACAATCACTATCGGTACGCGGGCAAGTAA
- the lysS gene encoding lysine--tRNA ligase yields MAEERETTPRVPEQDLNEMMRVRREKMEAFRAMGVAPFGHRFEVTDYAADLKEKYDYLTEDEEGAQVCIAGRLMAIRGHGKASFSTLNDRTGNIQIYFKMDVLGEQKYKEEFKRLDLGDIVGIRGVVFKTRRGEITVRVEDFDLLSKSLRPLPEKFHGLKDVDTRYRQRYLDLMVNMEVRETFRKRTKIIQSIRRYLDERDFLEVETPVLSSLAGGAAARPFITHHNALDIDLYLRIATELSLKRLIVGGLDRVYEMGRIFRNEGMDVRHNPEFTSIEIYQAFADHRDLMAITEGIVRQAAEDVLGTTKITYQGIEIDLGRVRTVSMNDAVREATGKDFLSCNTVDEARAMAREIGVPFEERHGIGGILNAAFEEKVEESLMQPTFITGHPTEISPLAKRNADDPRITDRFEFFVYGRELANGFTELNDPIDQEQRFVEQLEQRAAGDAEAHVMDRDFITALEYGLPPTGGLGIGVDRLVMLLTDSASIRDVLLFPTMKPLAE; encoded by the coding sequence ATGGCTGAAGAAAGAGAAACTACGCCGCGTGTGCCGGAGCAGGATCTGAATGAGATGATGCGCGTCCGCCGTGAAAAGATGGAGGCGTTTCGTGCGATGGGGGTCGCTCCGTTCGGACATCGCTTCGAGGTTACGGACTATGCTGCGGATCTGAAGGAAAAATATGACTACCTCACAGAGGATGAGGAAGGGGCGCAGGTGTGCATTGCCGGGCGACTGATGGCAATACGTGGACATGGCAAAGCGTCATTCTCTACACTCAATGACCGTACGGGAAATATACAAATTTATTTCAAGATGGACGTGCTCGGCGAGCAGAAATATAAGGAAGAGTTTAAGCGTCTCGACCTTGGTGACATCGTCGGTATTCGGGGGGTGGTCTTTAAGACGCGGCGCGGTGAGATCACCGTACGCGTGGAGGATTTTGACCTGCTCTCGAAGTCGCTGCGCCCGCTGCCGGAGAAGTTCCACGGGCTGAAGGATGTGGATACGCGCTATCGCCAGCGCTATCTCGACCTCATGGTCAATATGGAGGTGCGTGAGACGTTCCGCAAGCGGACGAAAATCATCCAGTCCATTCGTCGTTATCTGGATGAACGGGACTTTCTTGAGGTGGAGACCCCCGTGCTTTCCTCTCTTGCGGGTGGTGCTGCTGCACGTCCCTTTATTACGCATCACAATGCGCTCGATATAGATCTCTATCTCCGCATTGCGACCGAGCTCAGCCTCAAGCGTCTCATTGTCGGAGGGCTTGACCGTGTCTATGAGATGGGGCGGATCTTCCGCAACGAGGGGATGGATGTGCGGCATAATCCAGAGTTCACGTCCATTGAGATCTATCAGGCGTTCGCCGATCATCGTGATCTCATGGCGATTACGGAGGGGATTGTGCGTCAGGCAGCAGAGGATGTGCTCGGCACAACCAAGATCACGTATCAGGGCATTGAGATCGATCTGGGGCGTGTCCGCACCGTCAGCATGAACGATGCCGTGCGCGAGGCGACAGGGAAGGACTTTCTCTCCTGCAATACCGTCGATGAGGCGCGTGCCATGGCGCGCGAGATCGGCGTTCCGTTCGAGGAGCGCCATGGCATCGGCGGCATTCTGAACGCCGCATTCGAGGAGAAGGTTGAGGAGTCGTTGATGCAGCCGACCTTCATCACGGGGCATCCGACCGAGATCTCGCCGCTCGCGAAGCGCAATGCGGACGATCCGCGCATTACGGATCGTTTTGAGTTCTTTGTCTACGGACGGGAGCTTGCGAACGGTTTTACGGAGCTGAACGATCCCATCGACCAGGAGCAGCGTTTCGTGGAACAGCTCGAACAGCGGGCAGCGGGCGATGCCGAGGCTCATGTGATGGATCGCGACTTCATCACGGCACTTGAGTACGGGCTTCCGCCGACGGGCGGACTTGGCATCGGCGTGGACCGCCTCGTTATGCTTCTGACCGACAGCGCTTCCATCCGTGACGTGCTCCTTTTCCCGACGATGAAGCCGCTCGCGGAATAA